A region from the Anomaloglossus baeobatrachus isolate aAnoBae1 chromosome 11, aAnoBae1.hap1, whole genome shotgun sequence genome encodes:
- the LOC142256502 gene encoding ixochymostatin-like produces the protein MSPVSALLLSLLGAAIILISAQDLQKPPFRDCGPDKEYKECGSACPPNCTHPNEDGCTRQCKSGCFCKDDYVELGESCVEKKKCEACTGNTTFRCGTLCPGTCNIKYKCMEGCEEGCFCKEGYVLLDDKSKCVLQEDCPKRTRS, from the exons ATGTCGCCCGTCTCTGCGCTGCTGCTCTCATTGCTGG GAGCGGCCATCATCCTGATCAGCGCGCAAGATCTGCAAAAAC CCCCTTTCAGAGACTGTGGACCTGATAAAGAATATAAAGAGTGTGGCAGCGCCTGCCCCCCAAACTGCACCCACCCCAATGAAGATGGTTGTACAAGACAGTGTAAGAGCGGCTGTTTCTGCAAAGACGACTACGTGGAGCTGGGGGAGTCCTGCGTAGAGAAGAAGAAATGTGAGGCCTGCACTGGGAACACGACATTTAGATGTGGCACCCTGTGCCCCGGGACCTGCAACATAAAGTACAAGTGCATGGAAGGCTGTGAGGAGGGCTGCTTCTGTAAGGAAGGCTACGTGCTACTGGACGATAAGTCAAAATGTGTCCTTCAAGAGGATTGTCCTAAACGTACACGATCCTAA
- the LOC142256429 gene encoding serine protease inhibitor swm-1-like — protein MARSSAALLASLSLLVMVIAAHSAATCKAGEEYTTCGSSCPQTCGDNSERACPAVCVPGCFCKKGTIRNEKGECVKVAECCSGNTTYSECGNDCPNTCEAISGPPVFCTADCSSGCFCDPGYVRLPGSKKCVRPEDCPKSSDSY, from the exons ATGGCGAGATCATCTGCAGCGCTGCTGGCGTCCCTGA GTCTGCTCGTCATGGTGATAGCGGCACATTCAGCAG CCACCTGTAAAGCAGGTGAAGAATATACGACGTGCGGGAGCTCCTGCCCGCAGACCTGTGGTGATAACTCGGAGCGTGCCTGCCCTGCCGTGTGTGTGCCCGGATGCTTCTGTAAGAAGGGCACCATAAGAAATGAGAAGGGTGAATGTGTGAAGGTGGCGGAGTGCTGCAGCGGGAACACCACGTACTCCGAATGTGGCAACGACTGCCCCAACACCTGCGAAGCCATCTCCGGCCCTCCGGTGTTCTGCACAGCAGACTGTTCCTCCGGCTGCTTCTGTGATCCCGGATACGTGCGCCTGCCCGGAAGCAAGAAATGTGTCCGTCCTGAGGACTGCCCCAAAAGTAGCGACTCCTATTAA
- the LOC142256049 gene encoding cysteine-rich venom protein 6-like has translation MSPVSALLLSLLGAAFILISAHDVHKNCGPHKEYKECGSACPPNCTHPNGACHTRQCKSGCFCKKGYVELGESCVEKKKCEACTGNTTFRCGTLCPGTCNIKYKCMEGCKEGCFCKEGYVLLDDKSKCVLQKDCPKRTGP, from the exons ATGTCGCCCGTCTCTGCTCTGCTGCTCTCATTGCTGG GAGCGGCCTTCATCCTGATCAGCGCACATGACGTACACAAAA ACTGTGGACCTCATAAGGAATATAAAGAGTGTGGGAGCGCCTGCCCCCCGAACTGCACCCACCCCAACGGAGCTTGTCATACCAGACAGTGTAAGAGCGGCTGTTTCTGCAAGAAGGGTTACGTGGAGCTGGGGGAGTCCTGCGTAGAGAAGAAGAAATGTGAGGCCTGCACCGGGAACACGACATTTAGATGTGGCACCCTGTGCCCCGGGACCTGCAACATAAAGTACAAGTGCATGGAAGGCTGTAAGGAAGGCTGCTTCTGTAAGGAGGGCTACGTGCTACTGGACGATAAGTCAAAATGTGTCCTTCAAAAGGATTGTCCCAAACGTACAGGACCCTAA